The genomic DNA AGAGCGCCGGAACCTGCCCAGGCAGAAGCCGCGCAGCTCGGCCATCCTGGCGCGGGTCACGTAGGCCACCAGCGCCGCGACCACCAACGTCGCGCGCGAGGTGTGCAGCGCGAGCGTCGCCAGCTCGCCATCGCCCCAGGCCCGCGGCTCATGGAGCACGACGCCCACGACGAGGGCGAGCGCGACGGCGATCAGCGCCCACAGGTTCCAGGTCTGGTAGCGCCCACGAAGGGCGGCTTGCTGCGCCGGGTCGTCGGCGGTCTCCTCGAGCATTGGCATGGTTGACCTCTCGCTTTGGGTCGCGAGCCTCCGCTGCGCAGGGACGCGCGGAGTCTCGTGACCCCAGCTGGAGCCCCGTGGGCGCCAGCGCAGGCTCCACGGCCCCCGTCCTGCCCCCGGCGGGACGAGGAGCACGAACCTTGCACAAGTGGTCGGCATGCGCCTCCCGCTGCCTCTCGCGCTCTCCGCCCTCGCGCTCGTCGCCTGCGCCGCGCCCACCGACGGGGGGGACGTCCGCTCCCGCGGCGCCGCGCTCGACATGACCTTCGAGGAGTTCCTCGAGGGCTCGTACCGCGAGCCCTTCGAAGGCGGCCAGTGGATCGTGAACGGAGACACCCCCGTCGCCACGGTCGAGGGCATGCGCGAGGTCTACGAGCGCATCGGGACGCGACAGCGGAGCTACGGGAGCGGCGACGCGCCGGCCGACGGCGCGCTCACCCTCAACACCGTCGGCGGCGCCGACGACCGCTGGTCGGACACGGACCAGCGCGCGCTCACCTACTGCGTCAGCGCCGGCCTGTTCGGGGGCCGCTACGACGAGGTGGTGCGGGTGATGGCGGACGCGGCCCGCGCGTGGGAGGCGGTGGCGGACGTCGGCTTCGTGCACGTCTCGGACGAGGACGCCGCGTGCGACGCGTCCAACCCGCGCGTGGTCTTCGACGTGCGCCCGGTCGACGTGGACGGGGAGTACCTGGCGCGCGCCTTCTTCCCCAGCTCGTCCCGCGCCCAGCGGAACGTGCTCATCGACGTGAGCGCCTTCTCCCTGGGCGGCGGCGGCGTCGACCTGCTCGGCGTCATGCGCCACGAGCTGGGTCACGTGCTCGGCTTTCGCCACGAGCACACCCGCCCGGAGGCCGGGACCTGCTTCGAGGACAGCGCGCACCGTCCGTTGACGCCGTACGACCGCGACTCCGTGATGCACTACCCACAGTGCAACGGGAACATGAGCTCGCGCCTCGAGATCACCGCGCTCGACGCGCAGGGCGCGGCCCTCGTCTACGGCGAGCCCGGCGCCGCGCCCGGCCCCGGGACGCCGGGGGCCACTCCCTCGATCCCGTCGCCGGCGAGGCCGGCGCCGCGGATCGACCCCTTCGGCGCGGAGACGCCGCCCGAAGAGCGCCCGCCCGCGCCGCCTCCCGAGGAGCCCTCGACCGGCGCGTGCCGCACGGGCTCGGGCGCGCTCATCCCGGGAGAAGTGCACCGCTACCCCACGCTGGACGTGCCGGCGGGGCGGACCATCACCATCACCACCCGCGGCGCGGGGGACGCGGACCTCTACACCTGGATGCAGGGCGCGAGCGGTGGCTGCGCGAGCGAAGGCCCGACGAGCGAGGAGGGGTGCGTGCTGACGTCCGACGGGAGCGGTCTGCGGGTGGACGTGGTCGGCTTCGACTTCGCGACCTACGAGCTCCGCGTCTGCTTCTGAGCCCCGCGCTCGCTCGGGGGCGTGGGGTACTCTCTACCCATGAACCGAAGCTGGCTCGCGCTGGGGTTGCTCTTCTGTGCGTGCGGCGAGGCGCCCACCGACGCCTGCACCGCCGACGGCGACTGCGCGAGCGGCGAGCTGTGTCGCGACGGGGTCTGCGAGGCGGCGCCCGACGCCGGCCCGCCCGAGACCGACGCGGGATCGCCCGACGTCGACTCCGGTCCGGGCGCCGACGCGGGGCCGTGCGCCGCGTGCGGTCCAGGCGAGGCGTGCGAGGTGGACGCGTGCGTGGCCGACTGCCGTCGGGCCGACGCGGCGCCTTGCGAGGTAGACAGGGTGTGTAGCGACGCGAGCGGGGCCTGCGTGGAGCCCGGCGAGGAGTGCACCCCTGGAGGCGACTTCGTGGCGTGCGGGGGCGCCGAGTTCCCGCCCGTCTGCGGTCCCGGCACCATGTGCGAGGGGAGCGCGTGCGTCGCGGTCGCGCCTTGCGCTTCGGTCACGTGCGACGCGGTGGGCGTGTGCCGCGGCGTCGACTGCGGCGCGACGGGCGGCAGCGTCAGCGGGGTGACCCTCGACCCGATCACCGATGCGCCGCGCGGCGCCGCTGGCGGGCTCGCGGTCGGCGCGACGGTGGCGGGCGAAGATCTGTGCGGGCAGACGGTCACGTTCGAGGTGCGCGTCGAGACGGCGCTCTACACGAGCGCGGGGAACGACGGCGCGGTGTTCGAGGTCGACCTCGTGACCGGCGCGCGCTCGGCCTACATCATGGGCCTCCCGCTCGTGTTCGGGCTCGTGACCGACCCCGTCGGCGCGCTCTACGTGCTGCGCTCCGACACGTGCGAGGTGGGCCGGGTCGTGGGGCCGCCGGGCGCGCGCACGTTCGATCCGCTCGGCCCGGGACCCGCGGGCTGCTCTCGCCTCGCGGTGGGCTCCGACGGTGGGCTCTACGTGAGCGGTGGTCTCGTCGTCGACCGCATCGATCTCTTCACCGGCGCGGTGAGCCGCTACGGCGACATCCCCGACGGGGTGGCGCGCTGGGGCTCGACCTTCCTCACCGGCCTGGCGTTCGCGTCGGACGGCTCGCTGATCGTGGGCGAGCACTGGGACTCGCTCTTCTCGATCGCGCCGGGCGGCGGGACCGGCACGCCGTACGCGACCGCGCCGCCGCTCGCGCTCACCAGCGGGGACAACCCGTGGAACGAAGGCATGGCGTTCGATCGCGCGGGGCGGCTCCACGTGGGCGTGTTCCCGAGCAACCCCGCCGCCGGGTTCGTCTACCGGGTGAACGCGGACCTGACCACCGAGGTGGTGGAGGATCTCGCCAGCATCCGCGCCGACGTGCCGACCACCGACCACACCGGCATCCACGGCGTCGCGTTCGGGCTCGACGGGGCGATGTACTTCACCAACCAGAACACGCGCGGCAACACGCGCGAGCCGTTCGGGCAGCTGCTCGTGCGTCGGACCGACGGCACCGTCGAGGTGGTCGCGGACGGCTTCAACTTCGACTGGCCGCGCGGCTACGACGGTGACCTGTTCGTGGGCACGCGCGTCGCCGACTCCGCCACCGCGGTGGTCGGCCTCGACGGTCGCGCCACCGCGACGCTCGACGTGCCCGACATCGCCGGCGCGTACGAGGTGCGCGTGTTCGTGACCGACCCGGAGAGCGGGCGGGTGTACAGCGACGCCGACGCCGCGCGCACGCTCTGAGGCGACGCTCCGTCGTCGCCATCGAACGCACGCAGGCTGCGCGCGGACCGTCGAGCGGCTCAGAGCTCGAACATCATCGCGCCGAGCGCCACCAGGACGACGAAGGCGAGCAGCGCGACGAAGAGCAGGGCGCGTCGAGGGACACCGGACCCCTGCTCGGCGTACGCCCGGACGAGCTTCGCGGCGCGCTCACCGTTGCCCGCCAGCACGAGCTTGCGGACCTGATCGAAGGCCGTCTGCCCGTGCGCCTCCACCAGGAGCTCCTGCGCCCGTCTCAGCACGATCCCTCGCTCGTACTCACCAGCGGGAAGACGCTCGAGCTCCTCCGCGAGCGTCTCGAGCGGGTCGGGTGTCTCTTTGGCCACGTCCTCCGAATAGCACGCCGCGCCCGAGCCCGAGGGCACGAGCGAGCCGCGGACTCGGGCGGTCCAGCCAACGAGCTAGCAGTACGGGTTGAAGTCCCAGGGCTGAGAGGAGAGGCCGAGCCCATCGGGGAGCGTCTCGGAGGCCTCCTCGCGCGGATCTGCGTACCGTCGAAATGCATCCCGCGTCTGGACGTAGAGGGCCCCGTCCGGTCCGAGCTCCACGTGCACCTGACCCGCGCCTTCGACGTGTCGCACGGTCGCCGCGCGGGCCAGATCCACGACGTCGATCACGTAGCGATCGGCGACGCCGCAGTCGCCCCAGCGCGCGGAGACGACGACGGCCAGCTGGCGTTCGGCGTCCACCCGGATCTGCCTGTGGGACATCGCCCGGTGCCCCGCGCCGAGCTCGATGCGCGCGTCGGGCGTCTGGAGGTGGCCCGCCTCCACGGAGTAACCCTCGTGGGTCGTGCTGACCCTCCACGCGAGCGGGCCGGCGCTGATGGCTCTCGCGGAGAGAGCGCCGCGGCCTCGACGCATGCCCTCCGGTCCGACCGTGTAGGCGATCGGGATCCGCTCGTGGCCGCGGAGGTCTTCGGTGCGCAGCAGGGCGCCGGTCGCGGTCGCGCCGAGGTCGAGCGCGGCGAGGTCGGGCGGACCGGCGCGCGACCACAGGCGCTCGCCCGTCGGGATCCGATACGCCTCGATGCGCACGCGGCGGAGCACCGGGTCTTCGGCGTCGGTCCCCGGATAGCGGAGCGCGAGCACCCGATCGTGGGCGGCGTCGACGAGGGTGGCCAGGATCGCCCGGCCCGGCTCACGGCGACGCAGGCGCGGTGCGAGCGGCACGAAGCGACGCTCCGGAGTCAGCACCCCGGCCTGCGACCACAGCGGGCCTTCGTCCGGGCTCCCGACGTCGTCGACCGTGCTCGCAGGAGGGGGGCGAGAGGCCACGACCTCGACTCCCGTGGGTATCGCCGCGCGATAGCGCTCGGTGAGTCGCCGCACGAGCGCTCGGAGCTCCGGATCGATCCGCAACGCTTGCAGGTCCGGGTCGGTCGCCAGCTTGCTCGCGTAGGTGGGGAGGTCGCGTCTCAGGAGCGCGCCCATCGTCGCTCGCGCTTCGTCCAGCTGGCCCAGCCGCGCCTGCGCGCACGCCGCGTTGAAGCGCGCCGCGTCGTAGCCCGGCGCCTCCTCGAGGGCGCGCCGAAACCCCGCGAGCGAGGCCTCGTGGTCGCCGCTCCGATGCAGGCGCAGGGCCGAACGGTTTGCGTGCTGCGCTTGGGCGGAGGGCGCCTCGGGGATCCTGGCGAAGCCGATCGGCATTCCCGCTGCCTCCGCTTCGGGCCGCGGCTCTGTGTGGTCGTCGGTGTCGTCGACGGTTTCGTCCGGCGCTCGTTCCGGCGGAGCTTCCCGCGGCCGGGGCGGCGCGCTGCCTCGATCGGAGCACGCCGCGAGGAGGAGCGAGACCGCGAGGAGGCGAAGCGCCGCGCGCCCGACGCCGCCCGCCCGGTGCTTC from Sandaracinaceae bacterium includes the following:
- a CDS encoding matrixin family metalloprotease, encoding MRLPLPLALSALALVACAAPTDGGDVRSRGAALDMTFEEFLEGSYREPFEGGQWIVNGDTPVATVEGMREVYERIGTRQRSYGSGDAPADGALTLNTVGGADDRWSDTDQRALTYCVSAGLFGGRYDEVVRVMADAARAWEAVADVGFVHVSDEDAACDASNPRVVFDVRPVDVDGEYLARAFFPSSSRAQRNVLIDVSAFSLGGGGVDLLGVMRHELGHVLGFRHEHTRPEAGTCFEDSAHRPLTPYDRDSVMHYPQCNGNMSSRLEITALDAQGAALVYGEPGAAPGPGTPGATPSIPSPARPAPRIDPFGAETPPEERPPAPPPEEPSTGACRTGSGALIPGEVHRYPTLDVPAGRTITITTRGAGDADLYTWMQGASGGCASEGPTSEEGCVLTSDGSGLRVDVVGFDFATYELRVCF
- a CDS encoding tetratricopeptide repeat protein — translated: MRRHAKHRAGGVGRAALRLLAVSLLLAACSDRGSAPPRPREAPPERAPDETVDDTDDHTEPRPEAEAAGMPIGFARIPEAPSAQAQHANRSALRLHRSGDHEASLAGFRRALEEAPGYDAARFNAACAQARLGQLDEARATMGALLRRDLPTYASKLATDPDLQALRIDPELRALVRRLTERYRAAIPTGVEVVASRPPPASTVDDVGSPDEGPLWSQAGVLTPERRFVPLAPRLRRREPGRAILATLVDAAHDRVLALRYPGTDAEDPVLRRVRIEAYRIPTGERLWSRAGPPDLAALDLGATATGALLRTEDLRGHERIPIAYTVGPEGMRRGRGALSARAISAGPLAWRVSTTHEGYSVEAGHLQTPDARIELGAGHRAMSHRQIRVDAERQLAVVVSARWGDCGVADRYVIDVVDLARAATVRHVEGAGQVHVELGPDGALYVQTRDAFRRYADPREEASETLPDGLGLSSQPWDFNPYC